From Stenotrophomonas maltophilia, a single genomic window includes:
- a CDS encoding ribonuclease HII, with translation MSRRHAAAASLALFDGTVVEPERLIAGVDEAGRGPLAGPVAVAAVVFDPARPRINGLDDSKQLAAARREQLHDRIIERALAWHVVLVDVDTIDRLNIYQATLQGMREVVAAVAHVAGFARIDGNVVPKGLVLPAQALVGGDGIDRAIMAASILAKVSRDRYMQDVHARHPQYGFEQHKGYGTPAHLAALREHGPCVEHRRSFAPVRECLEAPQGAATLATT, from the coding sequence ATGAGCCGGCGCCACGCCGCGGCGGCGAGCCTGGCCTTGTTCGATGGCACCGTGGTCGAGCCGGAGCGCCTGATCGCAGGCGTCGACGAGGCCGGGCGCGGCCCGCTGGCCGGGCCGGTGGCCGTTGCCGCGGTGGTGTTCGACCCGGCAAGGCCACGCATCAACGGCCTGGATGATTCCAAGCAGCTCGCCGCCGCGCGCCGCGAGCAGCTGCATGACCGCATCATCGAACGGGCCCTGGCCTGGCATGTGGTGCTGGTCGACGTGGACACCATCGACCGCCTGAACATCTACCAGGCCACCCTGCAGGGCATGCGCGAGGTGGTCGCCGCCGTGGCCCATGTGGCCGGCTTCGCCCGCATCGATGGCAACGTGGTTCCGAAGGGGCTGGTGCTGCCTGCGCAGGCCCTGGTCGGCGGCGATGGCATCGACCGCGCAATCATGGCCGCGTCGATCCTGGCCAAGGTCTCGCGCGATCGCTACATGCAGGACGTGCACGCTCGTCACCCGCAGTACGGCTTCGAGCAGCACAAGGGCTATGGCACCCCGGCCCACCTGGCCGCCCTGCGTGAACACGGCCCCTGCGTGGAACACCGCCGCAGCTTCGCCCCGGTGCGCGAATGCCTGGAAGCGCCGCAAGGGGCGGCCACCCTCGCGACCAC